The Paraflavitalea devenefica DNA segment AGCTACAAGCCAATATAACATTATTGTTCCGTTTAAGGATATTGATAAATACAGACAGTTAAATGCAGGTAAGCAAAGCTCCGACTTTATTAAAGAACTGCCTCTATATTTAAAGGAGGTTAAAGGAGAAAAAGCAATAAAACCTGTTTGGGAATTTTATGCAAAAAGCAATAACTCAATTACGATCGCTCATGTAAATACCGTTAACAGCCACCTTATAAAAGCTGCATCCGGTTTTATTAAATGCATTATGTCGCTTGAAGAATATTATATATGGAAACAATCTCTTATGTTGGCCAATAGTAACAGACTTGATATAAGAGATATTACGTGCTTGTATAACGAGTATTTGAAGAATGACAAGGAAATAAGAGACCGTGCACTGCATTTCAATCTTCCCTATGGGAAAGATGGAAGATTGAAAAACTACCAGGTAGCCGTCATTGACTTTGAGAAACTTTTTATTAAGAAAGAAGTTTCATCGCGTATTCAGCAATACAATGACCTTGGTTTTATGCAGCAGCAGGTTACGGATATCTTTCTTAACCAGCTTCATAATGAATATTTTGATAGGGCCGGTAAAGAAACAAAAGACAAAAAAATAAAAGCCGGGGAAGCAAAAGAAAAATATTTTTCTGAAGTTATAAAACCTGTTTTGCAACATGGATAAATTGTCGCTTTACGAATTTCTTTCCTTTTTTCTGCCGGGTATAACAGTCATATATATAATGTACCAGGTAATGCCTGCCGGATACGGTTTTTTGAAGCCTTCTACCGACCTGCTGGATGGTTTAATGATAAGTATTATTGCACTGGCAACAGGATTGCTGGTGCACAGTATTAGTTTTTTGTGGCTGAAATATAAATGGTATAAGTGGCTTGTGTACCCGAGTGTTAATTGCATCGTTGCAAAGGACAAGGAAACTATAAAAATAAATTACAGGAAATTAAAGGAGAACGAAGAACATAAAAATGATACGGCAGAAGAAATATTTGACAAGGCATATTGGTATCTTGAATACCACGGCAAAATTGATACGGCCAAAATGTTCCAATCTATGTATTTCTTTTTAAGAAATATGGTAACACTTTGTTTGCTGATGATACCTGTCCTAAGTTTAAGTCTTATTTTCTTTTACTCTTTTAATACTATTCTATTTATTGTCATACTCTTTTTGTCACTTTTTGCCATAAGCACAATAGCAAATTTTTACAGGCGCAAAATGGTAGGCAGAATATTTGGCAATTATGTTATTGCATTGAAAACCTAACTCTGTACTCTATATGTTTCACATAAGAGGTGCATTTTTATATCGTAAAATGCGATATAACCAATTTATTTAAAAGCAGTTCTGCAAATGCTGTTGTAACTGCTCTTTGTTTGAAGGGTAAAAACAACGGAACAGTATGATATAATCTATAATATTTTGTTGTAACTGCTCTTTGTTTGAAGGGTAAAAACAACTGAGAAGACTTCCTTTTGTATATCCGTTAAGTTGTAACTGCTCTTTGTTTGAAGGGTAAAAACAACATGTATGATTACGCTATTTAAATGCCTCTTGTTGTAACTGCTCTTTGTTTGAAGGGTAAAAACAACATCAATGGTTTTACATACGACTATCAATTTGTTGTAACTGCTCTTTGTTTGAAGGGTAAAAACAACCATACCTTCGGTACGTTCCATCACCAAACGGTTGTAACTGCTCTTTGCTTGAAGGGTAAAAACAACTTCCATTGGAGAATTTAATATAGGCGGAAGGTTGTAACTGCTCTTTGTTTGAAGAGTAAAAACAACTGTTCGGAGATAGGCGTAAGAAAGACTGTCTGAACCCATTATCCTACAGGCAGGTGCCCATTTCGGGCGGCATCCCGCTGTTGCGGGACAAGCTCTAAAGGCGCCGTAGCCTATGCACAAAACCAGGGCTACAAAGCGACAGCCCCGCTGGGGCTGGATTGGCCTATCCAACCAATGCTCCCCCGGTATGGGAACTGCCGCCGAATTTGCAGCAATGACTGAAGGAGGAAGAACAGTCAGGAGTCTGGAGCCGGGAGTCTTGAGTTCAGAGTCAGGAGCAGGATGCGCTACAACTAATGCGGGGTATGAAAAGCCTGTGCAGGTATGGGTAATCAATGAGAGCGGTCAACTGGTTTTTAGCGGACCAGCCCCTGGTATGTATTTTTCTTCTGATATACCTATAGTCAATTGTCTTTCTTCAACTCCATTTGCAGGATTGGGAAGTCTTTCCCTTCTGCGTCCTTCTCTAAGCGGTTAACCACCCGGAATCCTTTTTGCAGGTAAAAGTGCAATGCCTGTGGATTGTCTTCGTTAACATCTACCTGGGCCACCTGGTGATTGGTAATGGCAAAATCGGTGAGCAGGCTGCCATAGCCTTTTCTGAAATGGTCTGGGTGAATGAACAACATTTCAATTTTGCCGGGCGATAGTCCTAGGAAGCCTGTAACTACCTTTGCTTCATTCTTCAATAAATACAGGTCCACCAGGTCAAAATATTCTTCCAGTATGCGCTGCCTGAAGTAGACGATATCTGCATCCTGCAAAAAATGATGGGTAGCTCTTACTGAGGCCTCCCATATATCAATAAGTACTGTGTGATCGCTTTTGCCGGCCGGGCTGATTTGTATGGACGTAGTTGGCATGATACCGTAAGTTAATTCATTCAAACGTCTGCCCAAAAGTCAGAATATTGCCTTCCGGGTCTGTTACATGGAATTCCCGCAATCCCCAGGGCTGACTTACCGGTGGGGCAGGAATAGCTGCTCCTTTGGTCAATAGCTCTGCATACAAGGCATCTGCATCCCGGATATACGTGTAGCAACTGGCAATGCCTGTATGTTGTGGTGTGCGCAACACTAACAGTAACCGGACACTGTCGCGGTCCATAACGCCCAGGTCATGTTGTGCATAGTTAATGCTGAACCCCAATACATCACGGTACCAGGCAATACCGGCAGGCACATCGTTGAGCGGCATGGAGGGCATGATCTTACGGAGTTGCCCGGCACCGGCCTCCGTATGCAGGTGGGCATAGAATTCATGGTAGGATTTCCCAAACCAAAGCGCATGGCCATCGGGGTCACGCACTTCAAACAGTTCTATCTTGATCCAGTTTACTTTTTCGGGCCGGGAGGGATTACCGCCGCGGGCAGCAATAGCGGCATGCATCCCTTGCACATCTTCCACTTCAAAGAAGACCATGGCCGATCCGCGCGGGGGGAGCGGGCCTGAACTGTCTACTACTAAACCTTCTTCTGTATAGAATTGGATGCGGGCAGGGCCATAGACCACTTCGGCCAGGGAGGGGACACTGCTTTTGGAAGTTTCCGGCGCTTTGTCAAATCCCAGTACGTCACGGTAAAAAGCCACACTATTGTCTATATCACGCACTACGAGGTGACGGCTTACGGGGGAGGTGATGGCGGGCTTGTGGAGATCCTTATGTCCATTGTTGACAGTTGACATAAAAGTTTATTTAGTTAGGAGGTGGCGCCGTATTGACGGAATAAAGCATCGAGGCGTTCAATGGTTGGCGAGGGTAAATCGCTTTCCTGCGCCAGCCAGCCCAGCATGCCGCGTTCAATGGAGGCGCCGGCTTTGAGTAAGGTTTCTATGATGACCATATAATCCACTTCTTTTTGCGGCCAGCGGTATACGCCATCACTGTTGCCTACGGCCCATACGGCGCAACCAATGGCATTGCCGCCATACATGTTCCTGACTTCCGTGGAAGCACCTCGTGCAAGGAGTAGTTGTATCGTATCGGGATGTCCGCCGATAAGCGCCCAGTGCAGGCTGTACATACCATCCACATTGGTATTGAGGTCGAGGCCCTGATTGGCCAGGAACTCAATCACGGCGGTATGTCCATACTCACCCGCCCACATAAGGCCGCGCTCCAGTTGTGTTTGCGTGGCGGTGGGCAGGAGCGTGCCATCTTCCCGGAAGTATTGTTGCACCACATCCAATCTGCCCACACCAATTGCTGCTTCGAGGTCGAGGCGCGCGCCTTTGCGCATGAGATAATCGGCGGCTTCCGGGCGGCCATTGGCCAGGCAACCATTAATGGTACAATGCCCATGGCCCGATGCTCCGGGATCATCAATATAGGCGCCTGCATCCAACAGTATTTGCAGCATGGTGGTCATAATGCCCGCTTTGGCCGGATGAAAACTGGTAGCCATCAGTCCCAGGGTGGTGGAGCCTCCGCCGTACATACCGGCCGTGGCATTTACATCGGCGCCGGCCGCCAGTAGGAATTGCAATACTTCTACCGCATTGGAAGGATACCGCTGGCGGTAATTTTCCACGCCATTGGTGCCGGTATAATGCAGGAGCATGGAATGATGCGAACGCATGGAACGCGCGCTGATGAGGGAAGGATCATCCTGCAATAGTGTTTGCAGGGCAGGGATATCGCCGGCTACGATGGCCTCCACAGCAGCTTCGAACCGGGCTGCCAGGGAACCGGGTTGTGTAATGGCAGCTACCCAGTCGGCCAGGTCTTGCCAGCTATTGAATGCATACAGGTTGGTAATAGCGGCTACTGCATCAGTTTTAGTAATGACCTTGTTGCGGAACTCCTCGTCTGTCAGCCGCCAGAAATAGTTATCCTTTATAAACCGCAGGGCTTTTTTATCCCTGGCTATACAGGCTTCGTACAGGTCATCGGCCTGTTGCTGGTACTGGTCCAGGCTGGCCTGTAATGGTAGTGGTTGCATGTTCATGATAGCTATTTTTCAGGACCTATGCATTACTAAACGGAAGCCGATACACTCATCGGCGGCATCCCGTATAATTGCGTAACGTTTATCTGTCCTGCAGTGTACAGCCCAATTGTGATGACAGCCACCTCTTAATATCCGGTCGGTACTGTTTCCGGAAAAAGGACTTCCGTCTTTAGGAATAGAATTGGTGTCCGTGGTAAAATGATCCTGACACCATTCCCATATATTGCCACACATATCATGAATCCCTAATTGATTAGGCGCTTTTTGGCCCACAGGATGTGTTTCATTGCCACTATTGTCCTTGTACCAGGCCACTTCATCTATATTATTACTGCCACTATAGATAAAGTTATCTTTCCAATATTTTCCGCCGCCGGCAGCATATTCCCATTCAGCCTCTGATGGCAGGCGAAAGCTCAGTCTTGCATTTCCGGTATACTGGTTGTTAATATCACTTGCAATGGTGCTTGTGTTTATTTTATCTAAAAAGCCGCCAATCTTTGTAATGTCATCCCAGGATACATGTTCTGCAGGTTTGTCATCTCCTTTAAAACGGAAGCGGTTTGCTTCTGTGCCCATCAAATATTTCCATAGGGCTTGCGTGACGGTACATTTTGCAATGAAAAAGTCTTTGATATTTATTGCCTGTTTTTTTTGTTCTTCTCCCAATAAAAAGGGGCTGTCTCCTGTGCCTTCTACAAAGATCATGGTAAGGTCATGAGCAATACCTTCCAGGTGAAATGTATATCGGATATCCATAGTTATATAAAGGTTAATGGTTATTGATGTGCGTTATGCTGTTGAAGCAGCGTGATGATGTCCTGGTGCCCCTTACGTGTGGCCCAGGCCAATGGGCGGGCCCAGGGTTCATTGGCCGGGAGATTGGGATCGGCTCCTTGTTGCAACAGCCAGGTTACCATGGCTGTCTTGCCTTCGCGTGCCGCCCAGCCAAGTGGGGTAGCCGACCTTCCCGTTTCCTGTGCATTGAGGTCACAGCCATAACCGATACAAATAGCTGCAATATCAATATCTCCTTTGGCGGCGCAGCGGTGAAGCAGGGTAATGCCCAGCCAGTTGCGGCGGTGCGGGTTCAGACCCCGTTCAAACAGCCATTGGGTATATTCAGCCGATCGTAGGGTACTGGTATCCCACCAGGCGGTTGGGTCCCACAACTGACGATGTAAGGCATCCGGCTGATAGCGAAGGATCAGTTCGATATGCTGCCGTTTTTCTTTGCCGATAAAGCCGTTGATCAAATGATCTACCGGTAGTTGCGGATTGGCTTGCAGTTGTGCGGCCAGCGCTTCTATGTCATCATGCTTTGCGGCGCCATCTGATGGCCGTGTTTTGCGGGCATAGGAAGCAATCAGGTCTATGATCTCCTGTGGTGCGTTGACATGTTTTGCCATAGAAAGACAGTTGCCGGACGATTCCACTTCGGCATTGGCATCGGCGCCATTTTCCAGCAGCAGTTTCACAATATCGAAATGCCTGCCACCAATAGCTGCATGCAGGGCGCCGCCCCAGGGAGCAATCTCCGGTTCCGGTTCATTGGGATTGGCGCCACGTTCCAGCAGCAGTTTTACCGTTTCAATGTGTCCTGCGGCGGCAGCACAACGCAAGGGCAACCCGGAATAGTAACCTACATGAGCAGGGGGCCGGTTGGCCAGTCCGGGATCGCGGTCCAGTAATGCACGTACGCGTTCATAATGGCCTACTTTGGCAGCCACACTGATATCGTAATCAGCGCCGCGTGCTATCAGATATCCGATGAGGACTTCATGTGTTCTCAGTCCTGTAGCAGGAAGATCGCGATACCAACTGCGGTAATTATAATCCCCCCTGGTAAGGTCCAGCGGCCGGGCTCCATCGGGACGCATGGCATTGACATCTGCTCCTTGGGTAAGCAGGTAATCAACCAGGTCCAGTTGCCTTGTTAATACGGCCCAATGGATGGGTTGATTGCCCTGTTGATCGGCAGCATGGAGGAGTGCCGGTTGCTCTTTCAGCAAGGCATATACTCTTGTTGTGTCAAAGGCTTTGATAGCGGCTGCAATGGTATCTCCTTCAGGCGCGATATGGTAACGGTCCCTGTAAATACTTTCAAAAAGGCTGGCCAGTTCATGATACCCGCGTTCACGGGCCATGGCCAATACATCACCTCCGGTATTGAACGGATCGGCGCCTTGTGCCAGCAGATAGCTGACCGCCGCCTGCTGGTTCTCCCGGACAGCGAAATGCAGGGGTTTGAAATATTCAAAGGAACAATGTACCAACCGGGGATCATGCGCCAGCAGTTGCTGAATGGTTGGCAGGTCGCCTGCAACGGAGGCACAGGTCATGTTCCATACATCGGTGCCGCGTCCCTGCGACCAGTGCTGATACGTTTCCCTTTTCAGTTCATCGGGCTGCACCATGCGGGCAATGGTTATGTTCCCTTCATAAAGCATACTGTATTGTTTAGCCAGGTTGCCGTTCACCAATGCAATAACAGAGGCCATCCGGGGCTACTACAAAAAAGACCTTCCAAAAGGTGTCGCCGTATTTTTGAACATCGATAGCGGATGTTTCCTTTTGCAGGCCATTCGACCGCAATTCTGCGAAAGCAGTATCTACGCTGTCTACCGAAAAGAAACATCCATCCTGGGTAGGGTCGCCGCCATTTTCCGCCAACCCTATCTGGATATCGTCCCGCTCCAGGATGGCCGATTTATGTGGCACATCGTCACGCGATATGAGATTGAATCCCATGATCGTTTGGTAAAAAGGAAGGGCCGCCTCCAGGTCGTTGACCGGCAGGTTCATCGCATCTTTTTGGTAAGGGCTGGCCGTTTTAAAAATTGCCTTTGTCTTTTCCATAAATAAAGTCAATGGTTAATTATTCATGTGCGTTATACTGTTTCAATAGCGTGATAACATCCTGGTGTCCTCTGCGGGTGGCCCAGGCCAGGGGAGTGGCCCAGGGAGCGCCTGCCTTGTTGGGATCGGCGCCCTGCTTCAGCAGGAATTCCACCATGGGCAGCTTGCCATATTTGGCAGCAAGGCCTAATGGGGTAGAATAGAATTCTTCTTCTACGGCATTGATATCTGCTCTATGTTCAAGGAAAAGAGTCACGTTCTCTATATCGTTCCGCCTGGCATACACATGCAAGGGTGTAATGCCCAGCCAGCTCCGGTAGTTGGCATCCATGCCCTGTTGAAACAGGAAGTTTGTCAGTTCCCGTGACGCTGCAACATCCTGCGGCCCCCGGCTTTTTACACTGATGGCGATCTGTTTTGCCAGTTGGGGTTGGTAGCGGAGCATCAGGCGCACAAAGGACCCATGCCCTTCGCTGGCGGCATTCTCCAGTGCATTGACGTTATTGGCCAATGCAGGATTGGCGGCAAATACGGCGGCGCCTGTCAATAGATCTCCATCATAGGCCAGCAGGTGTACTTTGCGGGTGGCGCCATGGATGCAAAGCAGTTCGATCATGGGTTTATCATCATTGTGCATGGCCCTGCTCAAAGCATCTCCGGAGCTTTCCACTTCCGGATTGGGATAAGCGCCATGGTCCAGCAGTAATTGCACAATATCCATATGTTTATAAGCCACTGCTTCATACAGGGCCTTTCCCTGCGGGGCATTGCCTGGTTCGGGTAAAGAAGGATCTGCGCCCCGTTCCAGCAACAACCGAACGATGGCTATATGCCCGCCTGTTGCTGCATTGGTGAGTGCGGCACCCGAGCCCGGATAGCCGGTACGGCAATCAGAAATACGGTTCACGAGTGCAGGGTCCTGGTCCAGCAATTCCCGCACGCGCGTTATATTTCCTGTGAGCGCTGCCATGTACAGGTCAAGCTGTGCGCCGCGGGCCATTAGATGGTTGAAGATATCGCGGGGAGTAGCTACGGTGTCTTTGGGCACGTCGCGCCAGCCACGATAACCATAATCACCATTGCACAGGTGGATAGGTCTGGCGCCGTCAGAACGTTTCGAGTTGATATCTGCTCCGCGGGCCAGTACTTCATCCATCATATCCGGCTGCCGGCTCATCGTAGCCCAATGAATAGCCTGATTGGTAGTGTCGTCACGGGCATGCACCAGCTCAGGTGACGCGTCCAGCAGAGCCCGCACTTGTGCCATATCCCTGTTCCTGATGGCCGCTGCTATAGCATTGCCTTCCGGCGTGCCTTGTTGCCCGGTAATGGCATTTTCCACCAGGTGCTGTATTTCGGTATAACCACGGTCGCGGGCGATCTGTAATAAAGTATCGCCGGTACCGGAATTGATCGGACTGGCGCCATGCTCCAGCAGGTAAGCCACCACGGCCGGCTGGTTCTCCCGCACCGCGAACGACATGGGATTGCGGTAATCATATTCACTGCGCAGCAGGGAAGGGTCTTTGCTGAGCAGGCTTTGAATAGCCGGCAGGTCGCCCTT contains these protein-coding regions:
- a CDS encoding formylglycine-generating enzyme family protein, which produces MIFVEGTGDSPFLLGEEQKKQAINIKDFFIAKCTVTQALWKYLMGTEANRFRFKGDDKPAEHVSWDDITKIGGFLDKINTSTIASDINNQYTGNARLSFRLPSEAEWEYAAGGGKYWKDNFIYSGSNNIDEVAWYKDNSGNETHPVGQKAPNQLGIHDMCGNIWEWCQDHFTTDTNSIPKDGSPFSGNSTDRILRGGCHHNWAVHCRTDKRYAIIRDAADECIGFRLVMHRS
- a CDS encoding GNAT family N-acetyltransferase — its product is MPTTSIQISPAGKSDHTVLIDIWEASVRATHHFLQDADIVYFRQRILEEYFDLVDLYLLKNEAKVVTGFLGLSPGKIEMLFIHPDHFRKGYGSLLTDFAITNHQVAQVDVNEDNPQALHFYLQKGFRVVNRLEKDAEGKDFPILQMELKKDN
- a CDS encoding ankyrin repeat domain-containing protein; this translates as MNMQPLPLQASLDQYQQQADDLYEACIARDKKALRFIKDNYFWRLTDEEFRNKVITKTDAVAAITNLYAFNSWQDLADWVAAITQPGSLAARFEAAVEAIVAGDIPALQTLLQDDPSLISARSMRSHHSMLLHYTGTNGVENYRQRYPSNAVEVLQFLLAAGADVNATAGMYGGGSTTLGLMATSFHPAKAGIMTTMLQILLDAGAYIDDPGASGHGHCTINGCLANGRPEAADYLMRKGARLDLEAAIGVGRLDVVQQYFREDGTLLPTATQTQLERGLMWAGEYGHTAVIEFLANQGLDLNTNVDGMYSLHWALIGGHPDTIQLLLARGASTEVRNMYGGNAIGCAVWAVGNSDGVYRWPQKEVDYMVIIETLLKAGASIERGMLGWLAQESDLPSPTIERLDALFRQYGATS
- the csx27 gene encoding type VI-B CRISPR accessory protein Csx27 is translated as MDKLSLYEFLSFFLPGITVIYIMYQVMPAGYGFLKPSTDLLDGLMISIIALATGLLVHSISFLWLKYKWYKWLVYPSVNCIVAKDKETIKINYRKLKENEEHKNDTAEEIFDKAYWYLEYHGKIDTAKMFQSMYFFLRNMVTLCLLMIPVLSLSLIFFYSFNTILFIVILFLSLFAISTIANFYRRKMVGRIFGNYVIALKT
- a CDS encoding ankyrin repeat domain-containing protein translates to MYPPEALTKDEPLFWSTGKGTDVWAMFCAARKGDLPAIQSLLSKDPSLLRSEYDYRNPMSFAVRENQPAVVAYLLEHGASPINSGTGDTLLQIARDRGYTEIQHLVENAITGQQGTPEGNAIAAAIRNRDMAQVRALLDASPELVHARDDTTNQAIHWATMSRQPDMMDEVLARGADINSKRSDGARPIHLCNGDYGYRGWRDVPKDTVATPRDIFNHLMARGAQLDLYMAALTGNITRVRELLDQDPALVNRISDCRTGYPGSGAALTNAATGGHIAIVRLLLERGADPSLPEPGNAPQGKALYEAVAYKHMDIVQLLLDHGAYPNPEVESSGDALSRAMHNDDKPMIELLCIHGATRKVHLLAYDGDLLTGAAVFAANPALANNVNALENAASEGHGSFVRLMLRYQPQLAKQIAISVKSRGPQDVAASRELTNFLFQQGMDANYRSWLGITPLHVYARRNDIENVTLFLEHRADINAVEEEFYSTPLGLAAKYGKLPMVEFLLKQGADPNKAGAPWATPLAWATRRGHQDVITLLKQYNAHE
- a CDS encoding VOC family protein is translated as MSTVNNGHKDLHKPAITSPVSRHLVVRDIDNSVAFYRDVLGFDKAPETSKSSVPSLAEVVYGPARIQFYTEEGLVVDSSGPLPPRGSAMVFFEVEDVQGMHAAIAARGGNPSRPEKVNWIKIELFEVRDPDGHALWFGKSYHEFYAHLHTEAGAGQLRKIMPSMPLNDVPAGIAWYRDVLGFSINYAQHDLGVMDRDSVRLLLVLRTPQHTGIASCYTYIRDADALYAELLTKGAAIPAPPVSQPWGLREFHVTDPEGNILTFGQTFE
- a CDS encoding ankyrin repeat domain-containing protein — its product is MASVIALVNGNLAKQYSMLYEGNITIARMVQPDELKRETYQHWSQGRGTDVWNMTCASVAGDLPTIQQLLAHDPRLVHCSFEYFKPLHFAVRENQQAAVSYLLAQGADPFNTGGDVLAMARERGYHELASLFESIYRDRYHIAPEGDTIAAAIKAFDTTRVYALLKEQPALLHAADQQGNQPIHWAVLTRQLDLVDYLLTQGADVNAMRPDGARPLDLTRGDYNYRSWYRDLPATGLRTHEVLIGYLIARGADYDISVAAKVGHYERVRALLDRDPGLANRPPAHVGYYSGLPLRCAAAAGHIETVKLLLERGANPNEPEPEIAPWGGALHAAIGGRHFDIVKLLLENGADANAEVESSGNCLSMAKHVNAPQEIIDLIASYARKTRPSDGAAKHDDIEALAAQLQANPQLPVDHLINGFIGKEKRQHIELILRYQPDALHRQLWDPTAWWDTSTLRSAEYTQWLFERGLNPHRRNWLGITLLHRCAAKGDIDIAAICIGYGCDLNAQETGRSATPLGWAAREGKTAMVTWLLQQGADPNLPANEPWARPLAWATRKGHQDIITLLQQHNAHQ
- a CDS encoding VOC family protein — its product is MEKTKAIFKTASPYQKDAMNLPVNDLEAALPFYQTIMGFNLISRDDVPHKSAILERDDIQIGLAENGGDPTQDGCFFSVDSVDTAFAELRSNGLQKETSAIDVQKYGDTFWKVFFVVAPDGLCYCIGERQPG